One window from the genome of Rhizobium sp. NZLR1 encodes:
- a CDS encoding ABC transporter permease codes for MSVATLPAGGLNWLAVWRRNYLAWKKAALASILGNLADPIIYLFGLGAGLGVMVGRVDGVSYTAFLAAGMIATSAMTAATFETIYAAFGRMQGQRTWEAMLYTQLTLGDIVVGEMAWAATKAALAGTGIGIVAATLGYTHWLCLLYALPVIALTGLAFASLGMVVTALAPSYDYFIFYQTLVITPMLFLSGAVFPVDQLPVAFQQIAAFLPLAHSIDVIRPTMLGQPIANVCLHIGVLCIYIVVPFFLSTALLRRRLMR; via the coding sequence ATGAGCGTAGCAACATTACCCGCTGGCGGTTTGAACTGGCTCGCAGTTTGGCGCAGAAACTATCTGGCTTGGAAAAAAGCGGCGCTGGCATCCATTCTCGGAAATCTGGCCGATCCCATAATATACCTATTCGGGCTCGGCGCTGGATTGGGAGTGATGGTAGGGCGCGTTGACGGCGTATCGTACACTGCATTTTTGGCGGCTGGAATGATCGCGACAAGCGCGATGACCGCTGCAACCTTCGAGACTATCTATGCGGCCTTTGGCCGAATGCAGGGCCAGCGCACCTGGGAAGCAATGTTGTACACACAGCTCACACTAGGGGATATCGTCGTTGGGGAAATGGCATGGGCAGCAACTAAGGCGGCGCTGGCGGGCACCGGTATTGGTATCGTCGCCGCCACGCTGGGATACACACATTGGTTATGCCTTCTCTATGCGCTTCCGGTCATCGCCCTCACTGGCTTAGCCTTTGCGAGCCTTGGAATGGTCGTCACGGCCCTCGCGCCCAGCTACGATTACTTCATATTTTACCAAACGCTTGTCATCACACCGATGTTATTCTTATCAGGCGCAGTCTTTCCCGTAGACCAATTGCCCGTAGCATTCCAACAGATAGCGGCCTTCTTGCCCTTGGCACATTCGATAGATGTTATCCGCCCGACGATGCTGGGCCAACCAATCGCCAATGTCTGCCTGCATATCGGCGTTCTCTGCATCTACATAGTCGTACCATTCTTCTTGTCTACCGCATTGCTTCGGCGGCGACTGATGCGGTGA
- a CDS encoding histidinol-phosphate transaminase, producing the protein MSDAKLQSVLSALSEVPGQLNALPSSKAPDAGCIKLNTNENPFALPAVVMQSAIAALERQYLYPENDNISLREAAALTYDLSRDQVIAGNGSSELLGLIYRAFLAPGDTVAMVSPGFSFNRKLAFLQGADFLEIGWGEIHSLLSKQLLLGPAKDAKFILLANPNNPTGTFIPIADIELLVAQSDRLIVLDEAYVDFAPDDALRLVKRHANLLLLRTFSKSYAAAGIRVGLGFGHPEVIGRLRNIQNVFNMNVIGHAVGVSILSNRSAYDENHKQIKYERQRVSAALSQFGFTVTPSHANFLLARVPAGRDSVWWQASLERKKILIAVFPDRGLEYSIRVSIGTKAQMDAFLAAVSDIMGAEDLEGRP; encoded by the coding sequence ATGTCTGATGCAAAATTGCAGAGCGTGCTTTCGGCTCTTTCGGAAGTGCCCGGACAGCTGAACGCTCTGCCTTCCAGTAAGGCGCCGGATGCTGGTTGCATCAAGCTAAACACGAATGAAAATCCATTTGCGTTGCCGGCAGTTGTCATGCAGAGCGCTATTGCTGCCCTCGAACGGCAGTATCTGTATCCGGAAAATGACAACATCAGTCTGAGGGAAGCAGCCGCCCTTACCTATGACCTCTCCAGAGATCAGGTGATCGCCGGGAACGGATCATCTGAACTTCTCGGGCTTATCTACAGGGCATTCCTTGCTCCGGGTGACACTGTCGCGATGGTGTCGCCGGGGTTTTCATTCAACCGCAAACTGGCCTTTTTGCAAGGAGCTGATTTTCTGGAAATTGGGTGGGGGGAAATTCACTCATTGCTGTCAAAGCAATTACTCCTCGGACCAGCAAAAGATGCCAAGTTCATTCTGTTGGCTAATCCGAACAACCCAACCGGAACATTTATTCCGATTGCTGACATCGAACTCCTTGTGGCACAATCGGATCGGTTGATTGTTTTGGATGAAGCCTATGTCGACTTTGCACCTGACGATGCTCTACGTCTGGTTAAGCGTCATGCGAACCTCCTGCTCTTAAGAACATTTTCGAAGAGCTATGCTGCTGCGGGCATTCGAGTTGGGCTCGGATTCGGTCATCCTGAGGTCATCGGCAGACTGCGAAACATACAGAACGTCTTCAACATGAACGTGATTGGCCATGCTGTTGGCGTCAGCATCCTTTCGAATCGGTCCGCCTACGACGAGAACCACAAGCAAATTAAGTATGAGAGACAGCGAGTGAGCGCAGCGCTCTCGCAATTTGGTTTCACCGTAACTCCCTCGCATGCAAACTTCCTGCTGGCCCGTGTGCCAGCGGGAAGAGACAGCGTCTGGTGGCAAGCCTCCCTGGAGCGGAAAAAGATACTCATTGCTGTCTTCCCCGATAGAGGACTGGAATATTCCATCCGCGTTAGCATCGGTACAAAAGCGCAGATGGATGCATTTCTTGCGGCGGTCAGCGATATTATGGGAGCTGAGGATCTCGAAGGCCGGCCTTAA
- a CDS encoding LLM class flavin-dependent oxidoreductase, which yields MRNAFPAKLSFGIFDHLDEDGRDLAQQYANRLTLAETCDRLGFYAYHLAEHHCTPHGRGPSPNLFLSSVAQRTRHLRVGPMVMLLSLCHPLRAFEEICMLDQLSGGRLELGIGRGSLPIELGYFGIDADAVPERYAEASEILVKAMKGGTLSYQGDHFELNNVPLTLKPYQRPHPPIWIATNRPESAAWAAANGANIACLGPASVVRKITDAFHSHREDYDGTNDQASFLGLLRMVVVGRSAAHAYSLAAPAYERWVKSFKFLYDINAIPVPSNLPLTLDAAIESELCVVGTAASVRRSLLDQLEEAGANYLLCQLAFGDLPLDASIYTAMTIQSDIMDRVG from the coding sequence ATGAGAAACGCCTTTCCTGCAAAGCTAAGCTTCGGCATCTTTGATCATTTGGACGAGGATGGTCGCGACCTCGCACAACAATATGCAAATCGCCTTACGCTAGCAGAGACCTGCGATCGGCTCGGTTTTTATGCGTATCATCTCGCAGAGCACCATTGTACTCCGCATGGCAGAGGCCCATCGCCGAATTTGTTCTTATCGAGCGTGGCACAGCGCACTCGTCATCTTCGCGTCGGCCCCATGGTCATGCTGCTAAGCCTGTGTCATCCGCTACGCGCGTTTGAAGAGATCTGTATGCTTGACCAGTTGAGCGGTGGTAGGCTCGAGTTGGGCATAGGCCGCGGATCACTCCCAATCGAATTGGGCTACTTTGGAATTGATGCGGACGCGGTGCCGGAGCGTTACGCCGAAGCCAGTGAAATCCTTGTCAAGGCAATGAAGGGCGGTACGCTATCCTACCAAGGCGATCACTTTGAGCTAAACAACGTACCATTGACGCTGAAGCCTTATCAGCGTCCACATCCGCCCATTTGGATCGCCACCAACCGGCCCGAGTCTGCAGCTTGGGCCGCTGCAAATGGCGCGAATATCGCGTGCCTAGGACCCGCGTCTGTTGTTCGAAAAATTACTGATGCCTTCCATTCCCATCGAGAGGACTACGATGGCACGAACGACCAAGCCTCATTTCTCGGATTGCTCCGAATGGTGGTGGTCGGACGTTCTGCCGCGCATGCCTATTCACTCGCGGCACCTGCTTACGAACGATGGGTTAAGAGCTTCAAATTTCTATACGATATCAATGCGATCCCAGTTCCGTCAAACCTGCCGCTGACCTTGGATGCCGCAATTGAGAGTGAATTGTGCGTAGTAGGAACGGCAGCCTCTGTGCGACGGTCTCTTCTTGATCAGTTGGAAGAGGCAGGCGCCAACTATCTTCTGTGTCAACTCGCGTTTGGAGATCTGCCATTGGACGCTTCAATATACACTGCTATGACCATTCAGTCCGACATTATGGATCGGGTTGGTTGA